A window of Epinephelus fuscoguttatus linkage group LG24, E.fuscoguttatus.final_Chr_v1 contains these coding sequences:
- the LOC125884725 gene encoding microtubule-associated protein 2-like isoform X5 → MADGRQPDEHWSTNGQENGENGYSAYSSAYRENGYHGGAAAHPGTTVDDSANLPPSPPPSPSAEQIGPVAQEDIIEVVSQQQDEEEEEAPEEPHSYQEEVAYEQPGDLLLEQTDYLTEPQALGCQQAQTPEVLNGGGHQGEHSPTQKAQPEECISEASCESAVKEDEPQVASLPEKQLAVERAKPEGAELASIEPPSHSVKEKKPSDTSSIEQSNQDREEAAEEIAERHLLLESKEKEAEKPQRTEELSSLEDEDKQEVTLQRKSGDPINESKEKQDTNEGMNKEGQESGSDIRLHETPVTDIQKVDQRQEAVKSSPEPGTELKATTDIFVDQESGAKTYFETSSKSPEEESSQTQSYYELSTAAEKKLSEESKGLVQKLEEQQERKDKISPGKMSLDQRSLSLNITVGSLAGQTVKGEESRTLCPISGSFDEPEGYPLTPAVENQHHFPPAVSITPTTTESPEDTPIKADTPFPTDKHKRFEHSGSISEMLDLAGDLPRPSLERREVDHMRRKSVPTNVSALVGSSLAKLALEDQTSRVVGGESQLEELGYCVFNEYSGPMPSPADVPSPGDSPHQRFPSMESEAEEELGASEGEGDQKGMQQDHKGIIPEISQKPVFEKKDSPVKSSLILEKAVTSGIKPDRLRIPMTSSKDRLSEFRLETGLPGDLKIQAIPEVEVEKDPSREASPIPPDSSFTFSPVETGSKVPPTPTTPKSPNDTPSETKVTGEKAGKDVLSEVEAENDQEPERTENKTEVDEGTQKSKQEESEERREEPEIANTNIPSASSPSLGESTETDETKIQSEPPTRSETLEKQETSKAVEALSTEKPSDVKDAKVQLQLQEVTLDKVAPKPQISSPIIIIPQAQVDEEADEEDDIEIAEEPQEVMEEAEVPVLPKTDQAEESLIKVRLTVGDHSVDEDSKSGAEEWSHSAQNSDDGEPATDSSHLSPCSDHDLPQQPDEGSTNEGMEEDKVEEDRQMSRDEEMKEEGKVVKRDSKGEEQVEESGLDRVGKQKEKKTLEDEGEERMGEEEVEEKDIEIGQEVEETSEVLCQTGQAANDETTMDASILDTDSGWMDSQDDDKSIMTEKIEALPQVQSPTSTPVVDRPAKRAPGRGRGHPGSTESKVSRKVPSHHPPREEMKKKKVAVRRADQNKVSALQSRSPSRKSVAKVAARHPRPALLHGSARRKATGMESHQPLSVAHHSRERTTERAYRSPEKRSSLPRPAKSLTRHIPAAEQEDSTPSRPTSIQSRADSRSGRAPGMAGTESARSRSVRSGASTPGSSAVTPGTPPSYSCRTPGSRTPGSHTPKSFSVLQEKKVAVIRTPPKSPSSAQRQLKVLNQPLPDLKNVKSKIGSTSNLKHQPKGGQVMIPSVKLDFSHVQAKCGSLDKIQHAAGGGNVQIQTKKIDLSHITSKCGSMSNIHHRPGGGHVRIENVKLDFKDKAHAKVGSLGNTSHVPGGGNVMIESHKLTFRETAKARVDHGAEIIVTHSPGIETGGTSPRLSSSGSINMMESPQLSTLAQDVTAALAKQGL, encoded by the exons ATGGCAGACGGTCGGCAGCCAGACGAGCACTGGTCCACAAATGGCCAGGAAAATGGCGAGAATGGCTACTCCGCCTACAGCTCTGCCTACAGGGAGAATGGATACCACGGTGGGGCAGCTGCACATCCTGGAACGACAG TGGATGACTCAGCCAATTtgcctccctcccctcccccctctccatCCGCTGAGCAGATTGGGCCCGTGGCACAAG AAGATATAATAGAGGTTGTCAGTCAACagcaggatgaggaggaggaggaggctccAGAGGAGCCCCACAGTTACCAGGAGGAAGTGGCATATGAGCAGCCTGGAGACTTGCTCTTAGAGCAGACAGATTATTTAACAGAGCCCCAGGCTTTGGGCTGCCAGCAAGCCCAGACACCTGAGGTCCTCAATGGAGGAGGTCACCAAGGTGAACACAGCCCGACACAAAAAG CCCAGCCAGAAGAATGTATCAGTGAGGCATCTTGTGAGTCTGCTGTGAAAGAAGATGAACCTCAAGTGGCATCACTACCCGAGAAGCAGTTGGCAGTTGAAAGAGCAAAACCTGAAGGTGCAGAACTCGCCTCGATTGAACCTCCTTCTCATTCTGTGAAAGAGAAAAAGCCCTCCGACACATCTTCAATTGAGCAGAGTAACcaagacagagaggaggcagCAGAAGAGATTGCCGAGAGACACCTGCTTTTGGAGtccaaagaaaaagaagcagaaaagcCTCAAAGGACAGAGGAGTTGTCAAGTCTTGAGGATGAAGACAAACAAGAGGTTACCTTACAGAGGAAATCAGGAGACCCTATAAATGAAAGCAAGGAAAAACAAGACACGAATGAGGGGATGAATAAGGAAGGCCAAGAGAGTGGCAGTGACATTAGATTGCATGAGACGCCAGTAACTGACATTCAGAAAGTGGACCAAAGGCAAGAAgcagtcaagtcaagtccagaACCTGGCACAGAGTTGAAAGCCACAACAGATATTTTTGTAGACCAAGAGTCAGGAGCAAAAACCTACTTTGAGACATCCTCTAAAAGCCCTGAAGAGGAGTCCTCACAAACCCAGAGCTATTATGAACTcagcacagcagcagagaaaaagtTAAGTGAGGAATCAAAAGGCCTTGTGCAGAAGCTCGAGGAACAACAGGAGAGAAAAGATAAAATATCTCCTGGGAAGATGTCACTAGACCAAAGAAGCCTCTCCCTTAACATTACTGTTGGATCTTTGGCAGGACAGACCGTGAAGGGAGAGGAGTCAAGGACATTGTGTCCAATTAGTGGAAGCTTTGATGAACCTGAGGGTTACCCTTTAACACCAGCTGTAGAGAACCAACACCACTTTCCTCCAGCTGTCTCCATTACCCCAACTACCACCGAATCACCTGAAGATACCCCCATCAAGGCAGACACACCTTTTCCTACTGACAAGCACAAACGTTTTGAACATTCAGGTAGCATCTCTGAAATGTTGGACCTGGCTGGAGACCTACCTCGGCCTTCATTAGAGAGGAGGGAGGTTGATCACATGAGGCGAAAATCTGTGCCCACcaatgtgtcagctctggtggGGAGTTCTTTGGCCAAGCTTGCCTTAGAAGATCAAACCTCAAGAGTAGTGGGAGGGGAAAGCCAACTGGAGGAACTGGGCTACTGTGTCTTCAATGAGTACTCAGGGCCCATGCCTTCTCCTGCTGATGTACCCAGTCCTGGGGACTCTCCGCACCAGCGTTTCCCTTCTATGGAGAGTGAAGCTGAAGAAGAGCTTGGGGCCTCGGAAGGTGAAGGTGATCAAAAAGGTATGCAACAAGATCATAAGGGAATCATCCCGGAGATATCTCAAAAACCAGTGTTTGAAAAGAAAGATTCACCAGTCAAGAGTTCCTTGATTCTTGAAAAAGCTGTGACGAGTGGAATAAAACCTGATCGCCTAAGAATTCCGATGACTTCTTCAAAAGATAGACTGAGTGAGTTTCGTTTGGAGACAGGTCTCCCTGGTGACTTAAAGATCCAAGCCATCCCCGAGGTAGAGGTTGAAAAAGACCCCTCAAGAGAGGCGTCTCCCATCCCACCAGACAGTTCCTTTACTTTTAGTCCTGTGGAAACTGGAAGCAAGGTACCCCCAACCCCCACCACCCCCAAGTCCCCAAATGATACACCCTCAGAAACCAAAGtcactggagagaaggcaggaaAAGATGTCTTGTCGGAGGTTGAAGCAGAGAACGATCAAGAGCCTGAAAggactgaaaataaaacagaggtGGATGAAGGAACGCAAAAATCTAAGCAGGAGGAATCAGAAGAAAGGAGGGAAGAACCAGAAatagcaaacacaaacatacctTCCGCATCATCGCCGTCATTAGGAGAGAGCACAGAAACAGATGAAACTAAGATTCAAAGTGAGCCACCTACAAGATCAGAAACACTAGAAAAGCAAGAGACCTCAAAAGCTGTTGAGGCTTTAAGCACCGAAAAGCCCTCAGATGTGAAAGATGCCAAAGTCCAGTTACAGTTACAGGAGGTGACTCTGGATAAAGTCGCACCAAAGCCACAAATATCTTCCCCGATCATCATTATACCTCAAGCACAAGTAGACGAAGAAGCAGATGAAGAGGATGATATTGAGATTGCCGAAGAGCCTCAGGAGGTTATGGAGGAAGCTGAAGTGCCTGTGCTCCCCAAGACTGATCAAGCAGAGGAGAGTCTAATCAAAGTGAGGCTGACGGTAGGCGATCACAGTGTGGACGAAGATTCCAAGTCTGGAGCAGAAGAATGGAGTCACAGCGCACAAAACAGCGATGACGGGGAGCCTGCAACAGACAGTTCGCATTTGTCTCCATGCTCTGATCATGATCTACCACAGCAACCGGATGAAGGTAGTACGAATGAGGGGATGGAAGAGGATAAAGTAGAAGAAGATAGGCAAATGAGTAGGGATGAAGAGATGAAAGAGGAGGGCAAAGTGGTAAAGAGAGACTCAAAAGGGGAGGAACAGGTGGAGGAATCTGGTTTGGATAGGGTAGGcaaacaaaaagagaagaaaacttTGGAGGATGAGGGGGAAGAGAGGATGGGTGAAGAGGAGGTGGAAGAGAAGGACATCGAGATTGGTCAGGAGgtggaagagacctctgaggtgCTCTGCCAGACCGGTCAGGCAGCTAATGATGAAACCACCATGGACGCCTCTATCCTAGATACAGACAGTGGCTGGATGGATTCACAAG ATGATGACAAAAGTATCATGACTGAGAAAATCGAAGCCCTTCCTCAGGTCCAGAGTCCTACCAGTACACCTGTGGTGGACAGACCCGCTAAACGGGCCCCTGGCAGAGGAAGGGGCCACCCTGGCTCCACTGAGAGTAAAGTGTCCCGCAAAGTGCCCAGCCACCATCCACCaagagaggagatgaagaagaaaaaag TAGCTGTGAGGAGGGCTGACCAGAATAAGGTGTCAGCCCTCCAAAGTCGTTCTCCATCTCGAAAGAGTGTAGCCAAAGTGGCAGCCAGACATCCTAGGCCCGCTCTGCTTCACGGCTCTGCTAGACGCAAGGCCACAG GTATGGAAAGCCACCAGCCTCTCAGTGTGGCCCATCATTCCAGGGAGAGGACCACT GAGAGAGCATACCGCAGCCCAGAGAAGAGGTCGTCTCTGCCCAGGCCAGCCAAatctctgacacgccacatccCTGCTGCTGAACAAGAAGACAGCACCCCCTCCAGGCCAACCT CGATCCAGTCCAGAGCGGACAGCAGGTCTGGAAGAGCCCCTGGTATGGCAG GCACAGAGTCTGCACGTTCTCGATCAGTCCGTAGCGGCGCCTCCACCCCTGGCTCCTCCGCCGTCACGCCCGGCACACCCCCAAGCTACTCCTGCCGCACCCCTGGCTCTCGCACCCCCGGCAGCCACACGCCCAAGTCCTTCAGCGTCCTCCAGGAGAAGAAGGTGGCGGTGATCCGAACCCCGCCCAAGTCGCCATCCTCCGCCCAGCGGCAGCTGAAGGTTCTCAACCAGCCCCTGCCTGACCTGAAGAATGTAAAGTCCAAGATTGGGTCCACCTCCAACCTCAAGCACCAGCCGAAAGGCGGACAG GTCATGATTCCAAGTGTTAAACTGGACTTTAGCCACGTTCAGGCTAAATGTGGCTCCCTGGACAAAATCCAGCACGCAGCAGGCGGGGGGAAC GTCCAAATCCAGACCAAGAAGATCGACTTGAGCCACATCACCTCCAAATGCGGCTCCATGTCCAATATCCACCACAGACCAG GGGGAGGTCATGTGCGCATTGAGAATGTGAAGCTGGACTTTAAAGACAAGGCCCACGCCAAAGTCGGCTCCCTGGGCAACACCAGCCATGTTCCTGGAGGCGGGAATGTTATG ATTGAGAGCCACAAGCTGACCTTCCGGGAAACGGCCAAAGCCCGAGTGGATCACGGCGCAGAAATCATTGTCACCCACTCCCCTGGCATCGAGACGGGAGGCACTTCCCCTCGCCTGTCCTCCTCCGGCAGCATCAATATGATGGAGTCACCCCAGCTCTCCACGCTGGCCCAGGATGTCACCGCTGCCCTCGCCAAACAGGGCTTATGA
- the LOC125884725 gene encoding microtubule-associated protein 2-like isoform X1: protein MADGRQPDEHWSTNGQENGENGYSAYSSAYRENGYHGGAAAHPGTTVDDSANLPPSPPPSPSAEQIGPVAQEDIIEVVSQQQDEEEEEAPEEPHSYQEEVAYEQPGDLLLEQTDYLTEPQALGCQQAQTPEVLNGGGHQGEHSPTQKAQPEECISEASCESAVKEDEPQVASLPEKQLAVERAKPEGAELASIEPPSHSVKEKKPSDTSSIEQSNQDREEAAEEIAERHLLLESKEKEAEKPQRTEELSSLEDEDKQEVTLQRKSGDPINESKEKQDTNEGMNKEGQESGSDIRLHETPVTDIQKVDQRQEAVKSSPEPGTELKATTDIFVDQESGAKTYFETSSKSPEEESSQTQSYYELSTAAEKKLSEESKGLVQKLEEQQERKDKISPGKMSLDQRSLSLNITVGSLAGQTVKGEESRTLCPISGSFDEPEGYPLTPAVENQHHFPPAVSITPTTTESPEDTPIKADTPFPTDKHKRFEHSGSISEMLDLAGDLPRPSLERREVDHMRRKSVPTNVSALVGSSLAKLALEDQTSRVVGGESQLEELGYCVFNEYSGPMPSPADVPSPGDSPHQRFPSMESEAEEELGASEGEGDQKGMQQDHKGIIPEISQKPVFEKKDSPVKSSLILEKAVTSGIKPDRLRIPMTSSKDRLSEFRLETGLPGDLKIQAIPEVEVEKDPSREASPIPPDSSFTFSPVETGSKVPPTPTTPKSPNDTPSETKVTGEKAGKDVLSEVEAENDQEPERTENKTEVDEGTQKSKQEESEERREEPEIANTNIPSASSPSLGESTETDETKIQSEPPTRSETLEKQETSKAVEALSTEKPSDVKDAKVQLQLQEVTLDKVAPKPQISSPIIIIPQAQVDEEADEEDDIEIAEEPQEVMEEAEVPVLPKTDQAEESLIKVRLTVGDHSVDEDSKSGAEEWSHSAQNSDDGEPATDSSHLSPCSDHDLPQQPDEGSTNEGMEEDKVEEDRQMSRDEEMKEEGKVVKRDSKGEEQVEESGLDRVGKQKEKKTLEDEGEERMGEEEVEEKDIEIGQEVEETSEVLCQTGQAANDETTMDASILDTDSGWMDSQDDDKSIMTEKIEALPQVQSPTSTPVVDRPAKRAPGRGRGHPGSTESKVSRKVPSHHPPREEMKKKKVAVRRADQNKVSALQSRSPSRKSVAKVAARHPRPALLHGSARRKATGMESHQPLSVAHHSRERTTERAYRSPEKRSSLPRPAKSLTRHIPAAEQEDSTPSRPTSIQSRADSRSGRAPGMAGTESARSRSVRSGASTPGSSAVTPGTPPSYSCRTPGSRTPGSHTPKSFSVLQEKKVAVIRTPPKSPSSAQRQLKVLNQPLPDLKNVKSKIGSTSNLKHQPKGGQVQILHEKLDFSHVQSKCGSKDNLKHSPKGGNVMIPSVKLDFSHVQAKCGSLDKIQHAAGGGNVQIQTKKIDLSHITSKCGSMSNIHHRPGGGHVRIENVKLDFKDKAHAKVGSLGNTSHVPGGGNVMIESHKLTFRETAKARVDHGAEIIVTHSPGIETGGTSPRLSSSGSINMMESPQLSTLAQDVTAALAKQGL, encoded by the exons ATGGCAGACGGTCGGCAGCCAGACGAGCACTGGTCCACAAATGGCCAGGAAAATGGCGAGAATGGCTACTCCGCCTACAGCTCTGCCTACAGGGAGAATGGATACCACGGTGGGGCAGCTGCACATCCTGGAACGACAG TGGATGACTCAGCCAATTtgcctccctcccctcccccctctccatCCGCTGAGCAGATTGGGCCCGTGGCACAAG AAGATATAATAGAGGTTGTCAGTCAACagcaggatgaggaggaggaggaggctccAGAGGAGCCCCACAGTTACCAGGAGGAAGTGGCATATGAGCAGCCTGGAGACTTGCTCTTAGAGCAGACAGATTATTTAACAGAGCCCCAGGCTTTGGGCTGCCAGCAAGCCCAGACACCTGAGGTCCTCAATGGAGGAGGTCACCAAGGTGAACACAGCCCGACACAAAAAG CCCAGCCAGAAGAATGTATCAGTGAGGCATCTTGTGAGTCTGCTGTGAAAGAAGATGAACCTCAAGTGGCATCACTACCCGAGAAGCAGTTGGCAGTTGAAAGAGCAAAACCTGAAGGTGCAGAACTCGCCTCGATTGAACCTCCTTCTCATTCTGTGAAAGAGAAAAAGCCCTCCGACACATCTTCAATTGAGCAGAGTAACcaagacagagaggaggcagCAGAAGAGATTGCCGAGAGACACCTGCTTTTGGAGtccaaagaaaaagaagcagaaaagcCTCAAAGGACAGAGGAGTTGTCAAGTCTTGAGGATGAAGACAAACAAGAGGTTACCTTACAGAGGAAATCAGGAGACCCTATAAATGAAAGCAAGGAAAAACAAGACACGAATGAGGGGATGAATAAGGAAGGCCAAGAGAGTGGCAGTGACATTAGATTGCATGAGACGCCAGTAACTGACATTCAGAAAGTGGACCAAAGGCAAGAAgcagtcaagtcaagtccagaACCTGGCACAGAGTTGAAAGCCACAACAGATATTTTTGTAGACCAAGAGTCAGGAGCAAAAACCTACTTTGAGACATCCTCTAAAAGCCCTGAAGAGGAGTCCTCACAAACCCAGAGCTATTATGAACTcagcacagcagcagagaaaaagtTAAGTGAGGAATCAAAAGGCCTTGTGCAGAAGCTCGAGGAACAACAGGAGAGAAAAGATAAAATATCTCCTGGGAAGATGTCACTAGACCAAAGAAGCCTCTCCCTTAACATTACTGTTGGATCTTTGGCAGGACAGACCGTGAAGGGAGAGGAGTCAAGGACATTGTGTCCAATTAGTGGAAGCTTTGATGAACCTGAGGGTTACCCTTTAACACCAGCTGTAGAGAACCAACACCACTTTCCTCCAGCTGTCTCCATTACCCCAACTACCACCGAATCACCTGAAGATACCCCCATCAAGGCAGACACACCTTTTCCTACTGACAAGCACAAACGTTTTGAACATTCAGGTAGCATCTCTGAAATGTTGGACCTGGCTGGAGACCTACCTCGGCCTTCATTAGAGAGGAGGGAGGTTGATCACATGAGGCGAAAATCTGTGCCCACcaatgtgtcagctctggtggGGAGTTCTTTGGCCAAGCTTGCCTTAGAAGATCAAACCTCAAGAGTAGTGGGAGGGGAAAGCCAACTGGAGGAACTGGGCTACTGTGTCTTCAATGAGTACTCAGGGCCCATGCCTTCTCCTGCTGATGTACCCAGTCCTGGGGACTCTCCGCACCAGCGTTTCCCTTCTATGGAGAGTGAAGCTGAAGAAGAGCTTGGGGCCTCGGAAGGTGAAGGTGATCAAAAAGGTATGCAACAAGATCATAAGGGAATCATCCCGGAGATATCTCAAAAACCAGTGTTTGAAAAGAAAGATTCACCAGTCAAGAGTTCCTTGATTCTTGAAAAAGCTGTGACGAGTGGAATAAAACCTGATCGCCTAAGAATTCCGATGACTTCTTCAAAAGATAGACTGAGTGAGTTTCGTTTGGAGACAGGTCTCCCTGGTGACTTAAAGATCCAAGCCATCCCCGAGGTAGAGGTTGAAAAAGACCCCTCAAGAGAGGCGTCTCCCATCCCACCAGACAGTTCCTTTACTTTTAGTCCTGTGGAAACTGGAAGCAAGGTACCCCCAACCCCCACCACCCCCAAGTCCCCAAATGATACACCCTCAGAAACCAAAGtcactggagagaaggcaggaaAAGATGTCTTGTCGGAGGTTGAAGCAGAGAACGATCAAGAGCCTGAAAggactgaaaataaaacagaggtGGATGAAGGAACGCAAAAATCTAAGCAGGAGGAATCAGAAGAAAGGAGGGAAGAACCAGAAatagcaaacacaaacatacctTCCGCATCATCGCCGTCATTAGGAGAGAGCACAGAAACAGATGAAACTAAGATTCAAAGTGAGCCACCTACAAGATCAGAAACACTAGAAAAGCAAGAGACCTCAAAAGCTGTTGAGGCTTTAAGCACCGAAAAGCCCTCAGATGTGAAAGATGCCAAAGTCCAGTTACAGTTACAGGAGGTGACTCTGGATAAAGTCGCACCAAAGCCACAAATATCTTCCCCGATCATCATTATACCTCAAGCACAAGTAGACGAAGAAGCAGATGAAGAGGATGATATTGAGATTGCCGAAGAGCCTCAGGAGGTTATGGAGGAAGCTGAAGTGCCTGTGCTCCCCAAGACTGATCAAGCAGAGGAGAGTCTAATCAAAGTGAGGCTGACGGTAGGCGATCACAGTGTGGACGAAGATTCCAAGTCTGGAGCAGAAGAATGGAGTCACAGCGCACAAAACAGCGATGACGGGGAGCCTGCAACAGACAGTTCGCATTTGTCTCCATGCTCTGATCATGATCTACCACAGCAACCGGATGAAGGTAGTACGAATGAGGGGATGGAAGAGGATAAAGTAGAAGAAGATAGGCAAATGAGTAGGGATGAAGAGATGAAAGAGGAGGGCAAAGTGGTAAAGAGAGACTCAAAAGGGGAGGAACAGGTGGAGGAATCTGGTTTGGATAGGGTAGGcaaacaaaaagagaagaaaacttTGGAGGATGAGGGGGAAGAGAGGATGGGTGAAGAGGAGGTGGAAGAGAAGGACATCGAGATTGGTCAGGAGgtggaagagacctctgaggtgCTCTGCCAGACCGGTCAGGCAGCTAATGATGAAACCACCATGGACGCCTCTATCCTAGATACAGACAGTGGCTGGATGGATTCACAAG ATGATGACAAAAGTATCATGACTGAGAAAATCGAAGCCCTTCCTCAGGTCCAGAGTCCTACCAGTACACCTGTGGTGGACAGACCCGCTAAACGGGCCCCTGGCAGAGGAAGGGGCCACCCTGGCTCCACTGAGAGTAAAGTGTCCCGCAAAGTGCCCAGCCACCATCCACCaagagaggagatgaagaagaaaaaag TAGCTGTGAGGAGGGCTGACCAGAATAAGGTGTCAGCCCTCCAAAGTCGTTCTCCATCTCGAAAGAGTGTAGCCAAAGTGGCAGCCAGACATCCTAGGCCCGCTCTGCTTCACGGCTCTGCTAGACGCAAGGCCACAG GTATGGAAAGCCACCAGCCTCTCAGTGTGGCCCATCATTCCAGGGAGAGGACCACT GAGAGAGCATACCGCAGCCCAGAGAAGAGGTCGTCTCTGCCCAGGCCAGCCAAatctctgacacgccacatccCTGCTGCTGAACAAGAAGACAGCACCCCCTCCAGGCCAACCT CGATCCAGTCCAGAGCGGACAGCAGGTCTGGAAGAGCCCCTGGTATGGCAG GCACAGAGTCTGCACGTTCTCGATCAGTCCGTAGCGGCGCCTCCACCCCTGGCTCCTCCGCCGTCACGCCCGGCACACCCCCAAGCTACTCCTGCCGCACCCCTGGCTCTCGCACCCCCGGCAGCCACACGCCCAAGTCCTTCAGCGTCCTCCAGGAGAAGAAGGTGGCGGTGATCCGAACCCCGCCCAAGTCGCCATCCTCCGCCCAGCGGCAGCTGAAGGTTCTCAACCAGCCCCTGCCTGACCTGAAGAATGTAAAGTCCAAGATTGGGTCCACCTCCAACCTCAAGCACCAGCCGAAAGGCGGACAG GTTCAAATTTTACACGAGAAGCTGGACTTCAGTCATGTTCAGTCAAAGTGCGGCTCCAAGGATAATCTGAAGCACTCGCCCAAAGGAGGCAAT GTCATGATTCCAAGTGTTAAACTGGACTTTAGCCACGTTCAGGCTAAATGTGGCTCCCTGGACAAAATCCAGCACGCAGCAGGCGGGGGGAAC GTCCAAATCCAGACCAAGAAGATCGACTTGAGCCACATCACCTCCAAATGCGGCTCCATGTCCAATATCCACCACAGACCAG GGGGAGGTCATGTGCGCATTGAGAATGTGAAGCTGGACTTTAAAGACAAGGCCCACGCCAAAGTCGGCTCCCTGGGCAACACCAGCCATGTTCCTGGAGGCGGGAATGTTATG ATTGAGAGCCACAAGCTGACCTTCCGGGAAACGGCCAAAGCCCGAGTGGATCACGGCGCAGAAATCATTGTCACCCACTCCCCTGGCATCGAGACGGGAGGCACTTCCCCTCGCCTGTCCTCCTCCGGCAGCATCAATATGATGGAGTCACCCCAGCTCTCCACGCTGGCCCAGGATGTCACCGCTGCCCTCGCCAAACAGGGCTTATGA